In Streptomyces sp. P3, one DNA window encodes the following:
- a CDS encoding DUF4031 domain-containing protein, which yields MTVYIDPPNWPGHGRMWSHLVSDVSYAELQEFADRLGVPRRAFERDHYDIPSPRYDEVVAAGAVEVSSREVVRLLTESGLRRRKGGGRDGKRDGGRDRRGDGPPDGGRGDGVVSC from the coding sequence ATGACCGTCTACATCGACCCGCCGAACTGGCCGGGGCACGGCCGGATGTGGTCGCACCTGGTCAGCGACGTCTCGTATGCCGAACTGCAGGAGTTCGCCGACCGGTTGGGCGTCCCGCGGCGGGCCTTCGAACGCGACCACTACGACATCCCGTCCCCCCGCTACGACGAGGTGGTGGCGGCCGGCGCGGTCGAGGTGAGCAGCCGTGAGGTGGTGCGGCTGCTGACGGAGTCCGGCCTGCGCCGGCGCAAGGGCGGTGGCCGCGACGGGAAGCGGGACGGCGGCCGGGACCGCCGGGGGGACGGCCCCCCGGACGGCGGACGCGGGGACGGCGTCGTCAGCTGCTGA